A single genomic interval of Prunus dulcis chromosome 5, ALMONDv2, whole genome shotgun sequence harbors:
- the LOC117628081 gene encoding protein NRT1/ PTR FAMILY 4.6-like isoform X2 — protein MAEAHHLDIWEGYVDWRNRPAIRGCHGGMLAASFVLVVEILENLAFLANASNLVLYLSKFMHFSPSTSANIVTNFMGTAFLLALLGGFLADAYFTTYCIYLISAAIEFMGLLILTIQAQIPSLRPPTCLSVSTNSPCQEVHGGKTVMLFAGLYLVALGVGGIKGSLPPHGAQQFDETTQQGRKQRSAFFNYYVFCLSCGALVAVTFVVWIEDNKGWQWGFGISTATILISIPLFLLGSPKYRTKIPAGSPITTMFKVITAAICNACKARNPSNAVTNMAITPSYTNDPSEREENISQTPSESLKFLNRAVTIRPVHPMLKCTVKQVEEVKIVLKILPILMSTIMLNCCLAQLSTFSVQQAATMNTQLGSFKVPPASLPVFPVLFIMILVPVYNHAIIPFARKITKTEMGITHLQRIGIGLILSVIAMAVAAVVEIKRKNVAAKYGLLDSAEPLPITFLLVALQYLFLGSADLFTLAGMMEFFFTEAPMSMRSLATALSWASLAMGYYLSSVLVSVVNDVTGAYWHTPWLFGDNLNHYHLERFYWLMCVLSGLNFLYYLLWASRYKYRSTGSDFKENQNPTTL, from the exons ATG GCTGAAGCACACCATTTGGACATATGGGAAGGCTATGTAGATTGGAGGAACAGACCTGCCATAAGAGGCTGTCATGGTGGCATGCTTGCTGCTTCCTTTGTCTTAG TGGTGGAGATACTGGAGAACCTGGCTTTCCTGGCCAATGCAAGCAACCTTGTGCTATACCTGTCTAAATTCATGCATTTTTCTCCATCCACTTCTGCCAACATTGTAACCAATTTCATGGGCACCGCCTTCCTCCTTGCTCTCCTTGGTGGCTTTCTAGCTGATGCTTACTTCACCACCTATTGCATCTATTTGATAAGTGCTGCCATAGAATTCATG GGTTTACTGATTCTCACAATCCAAGCTCAGATACCATCACTAAGGCCACCAACCTGCCTTTCAGTGAGCACCAACAGTCCATGCCAGGAAGTTCACGGTGGGAAAACAGTGATGTTATTTGCAGGCCTCTATCTGGTGGCACTTGGAGTTGGAGGAATAAAAGGTTCTCTTCCCCCACACGGGGCTCAGCAGTTTGATGAGACAACCCAACAAGGCCGGAAGCAGAGATCTGCATTCTTCAACTACTATGTCTTCTGTCTCTCTTGTGGGGCTCTTGTTGCAGTCACGTTTGTGGTATGGATTGAAGACAATAAAGGCTGGCAATGGGGCTTTGGGATTTCCACTGCAACAATACTGATCTCCATCCCACTCTTCCTCCTAGGCTCTCCTAAATACAGGACCAAAATTCCCGCAGGAAGTCCAATTACAACTATGTTTAAG GTTATTACTGCAGCAATTTGCAATGCCTGCAAAGCTAGAAATCCTAGCAATGCTGTCACCAACATGGCCATAACCCCATCTTATACAAATGACCCTagtgagagagaagaaaatataagtcAAACTCCATCTGAGAGCCTCAAGTTCCTTAACAGAGCAGTGACTATTAGACCAGTCCATCCAATGCTAAAATGTACTGTAAAGCAAGTCGAAGAGGTGAAGATAGTGTTAAAAATTCTCCCTATCCTTATGTCTACCATAATGCTAAACTGCTGCCTAGCTCAACTCTCCACATTCTCAGTGCAACAAGCAGCCACCATGAATACTCAGCTCGGTTCCTTTAAGGTTCCACCGGCTTCTCTCCCTGTCTTCCCTGTCCTCTTCATCATGATCCTTGTCCCGGTTTATAACCATGCAATCATTCCATTCGCaagaaaaataaccaaaactGAAATGGGGATCACTCATCTACAGAGAATTGGGATTGGACTAATTCTTTCAGTCATTGCCATGGCAGTGGCTGCTGTGGTGGAAATCAAGCGAAAGAACGTAGCAGCTAAATATGGACTACTAGACTCTGCTGAACCTCTGCCCATCACATTCCTTTTGGTGGCTTTACAGTACTTGTTCCTTGGCTCAGCTGACCTTTTCACATTGGCTGGAATGATGGAATTCTTCTTCACAGAAGCTCCAATGAGCATGAGATCTTTGGCCACAGCTCTCTCTTGGGCATCTCTAGCCATGGGATATTATCTTAGCTCAGTGCTTGTGTCCGTCGTCAACGATGTCACCGGGGCGTATTGGCACACACCATGGCTATTTGGCGACAACTTGAATCATTATCATCTTGAGAGGTTTTACTGGTTGATGTGTGTCTTAAGTGGATTGAACTTTTTGTACTATCTCTTATGGGCCAGCCGCTACAAATACAGATCAACAGGATCTGATTTCAAGgaaaatcaaaacccaacaacCCTCTAA
- the LOC117627218 gene encoding uncharacterized protein LOC117627218 — translation MPQHPMTFRDHQKTIVLKIWFVTPNGQIDLSVSDTFCFLLSKRSSSYPSEPIWKRKRDQIREMGMQLMRSSSYHRHLHPHRASKTPAFSASLHPFSSSIVLQRSLGFEHGSTRSTASIKRRIQKHGIVASSNLAAPPWESWNPEKGSASPSLSDIVWPSAGAFAAMAILGRVDQILAPKGVSMTIAPLGAVCAVLFATPSSPAARKYNMFLAQIGCAAIGVLAFSIFGPGWLARSFALAASIAFMTYTRSPHPPAASLPILFIDGAKLHHLNFWYALFPGAAGCLLLCLIQEMVLYLQENFKF, via the exons ATGCCCCAACATCCCATGACCTTTCGAGACCACCAAAAGACCATCGTATTGAAAATCTGGTTTGTCACTCCCAACGGTCAGATAGACCTCTCTGTGTCCGACACTTTCTGTTTCCTTCTTTCTAAGAGATCATCTTCATATCCATCTGAACCAAtttggaagagaaagagagatcaAATCCGAGAAATGGGCATGCAGCTGATGAGGAGCTCCAGCTATCATCGCCATCTTCATCCCCACAGAGCTTCTAAAACTCCAGCATTCTCTGCATCTTTGCaccccttttcttcttcaattgtGTTACAGAGGTCTCTTGGTTTTGAACATGGCAGCACTAGAAGCACAGCGAgcataaaaagaagaattcAGAAGCATGGGATTGTAGCCTCAAGCAATTTGGCTGCTCCACCTTGGGAGAGCTGGAATCCTGAGAAGGGTTCTGCTTCTCCTTCTCTCAGTGACATTGTTTGGCCTTCTGCAG GTGCTTTTGCAGCAATGGCAATATTGGGAAGGGTGGATCAGATTCTAGCACCAAAAGGAGTTTCAATGACAATTGCACCTTTAGGGGCTGTTTGTGCTGTCCTCTTTGCCACTCCCTCCTCCCCAGCTGCTAGG AAGTACAATATGTTCTTGGCACAAATTGGCTGTGCAGCAATTGGCGTGCTGGCATTTTCCATATTTGGGCCAGGATGGCTTGCTAGGAGCTTTGCCCTAGCTGCATCCATTGCTTTCATGACTTACACACGCTCCCCACATCCCCCTG CTGCAAGCTTACCAATACTGTTCATTGATGGAGCTAAGCTTCATCACTTGAATTTTTGGTATGCTTTGTTCCCGGGTGCCGCTGGATGCCTTCTTCTCTGCTTGATT CAAGAGATGGTGTTATACTTGCAggaaaacttcaaattttga
- the LOC117628382 gene encoding uncharacterized protein LOC117628382, with the protein MKEVLEPLRKAMDEGFADMFPRKQHSCPIEKYLNDVKASGESTINVSAILPHDIIGYVSDKNFGQLVEHQWKAMVEKIYLKQGKFKNCLAVCDVSARMSGYPMDMSISLGLLVSELGEEPWKGKVITFSRNPQLHSIQGSDLKSKYTFMRTMDNQHWDGETDFQKVFDLILQVAVNGNLKPEQMIKRLFVFTSDQDFDDASFNSWETDYEAIQRKFKEKGYGDVVPRILFWNLNDNDMPIPVAHATEQGVARLSGFSYNLVKCFLENDGEIGPHHLMEIDISCSRYQRLAVVD; encoded by the coding sequence ATGAAGGAGGTTTTGGAGCCCTTGAGGAAGGCCATGGACGAAGGCTTTGCAGATATGTTTCCAAGAAAGCAGCACTCATGTCCGATTGAGAAGTATTTGAATGATGTCAAAGCTAGTGGAGAGTCTACGATCAATGTAAGTGCTATTCTTCCACATGATATCATAGGCTACGTGAGTGATAAAAATTTCGGGCAACTGGTTGAGCATCAGTGGAAGGCAATGGTTGAGAAAATCTATTTAAAGCAGGGAAAGTTCAAGAATTGCTTGGCTGTATGTGATGTCTCAGCAAGGATGAGTGGATATCCCATGGATATGTCAATCTCCTTGGGACTGTTGGTGTCTGAATTGGGTGAAGAGCCATGGAAAGGAAAGGTGATCACTTTCAGTCGAAATCCTCAGCTACATTCGATACAAGGCAGTGATCTAAAGTCCAAGTACACATTTATGAGGACGATGGATAACCAGCATTGGGACGGTGAGACTGATTTTCAGAAGGTGTTTGATTTAATTCTTCAAGTGGCTGTGAATGGGAATTTGAAGCCAGAGCAAATGATCAAGAGGCTCTTTGTGTTCACCAGCGACCAAGACTTTGATGATGCTTCTTTCAATAGCTGGGAGACTGACTATGAGGCAATACAGAGAAAGTTCAAGGAGAAAGGGTATGGTGATGTGGTGCCACGCATACTGTTTTGGAATCTGAATGACAACGACATGCCTATACCAGTGGCGCATGCTACAGAACAAGGTGTGGCGAGGTTGAGTGGCTTCTCCTATAATTTGGTCAAGTGCTTCTTGGAGAATGATGGGGAAATTGGCCCCCATCATCTCATGGAAATAGACATCTCTTGCTCGCGGTATCAACGTCTGGCTGTAGTAGACTGA
- the LOC117626982 gene encoding uncharacterized protein LOC117626982 isoform X2, which translates to MVEEMYSKQGKFKNCLAVCDVSGRMSRDPMNFSLGLGLLVSELSEEPWKGKVFTFSRNPQLLLIQGDDLKSKYAFMRRMDNQDWDGETDFNKVFDLILEVAVKGNLKPEQMIKRLYVFTSDQDFDDASANSWKTDYRTIQSKFKEKGYGDVVPRVVFWDMNKDEAIPVARSAEQGVARMTGYSKNLVNCFLDNDGDVSPDHVMEAAISGNYYQNLAVVD; encoded by the coding sequence ATGGTGGAGGAGATGTATTCAAAGCAGGGAAAGTTCAAGAACTGCTTAGCTGTGTGTGACGTCTCTGGAAGGATGTCTAGGGATCCCATGAATTTTTCATTGGGTTTGGGACTGTTGGTGTCTGAGCTGAGTGAAGAGCCATGGAAAGGAAAGGTCTTCACTTTTAGTCGAAATCCTCAGCTACTTTTGATACAAGGCGATGATCTTAAGTCCAAGTACGCGTTTATGAGGAGGATGGACAACCAGGACTGGGACGGGGAGACTGATTTTAACAAGGTGTTTGATTTGATCCTGGAAGTGGCTGTGAAGGGGAACTTGAAGCCAGAGCAAATGATCAAGAGGTTGTATGTGTTCACCAGTGACCAAGATTTTGATGATGCTTCAGCAAATAGCTGGAAGACTGATTATCGGACAATACAGAGCAAGTTTAAGGAGAAAGGATATGGCGATGTGGTGCCACGCGTAGTGTTTTGGGATATGAACAAAGACGAGGCTATCCCGGTGGCACGTTCTGCAGAACAAGGGGTGGCCAGGATGACTGGCTACTCCAAGAACTTAGTCAATTGCTTCTTGGACAATGATGGGGATGTCAGCCCCGATCATGTTATGGAAGCAGCCATCTCTGGCAATTATTATCAAAACCTGGCTGTAGTTGACTGA
- the LOC117626982 gene encoding uncharacterized protein LOC117626982 isoform X1, with protein MDCWWSLKSRFYTNKDDIEIKWPRCMQRYTSKEIAWVSDKILASPSKSRRDPILVSKIRTGISFLLCNKFKLVLSNLMVMKPGQVQLLSVLKACQSYVGSNISNLTRMAAPTTLVGSPELKQPVTSSPPPPQLQLLYQLASVPSTTKDNYRSFGNPCRAIYFNYKTHRHLKQLLPLAWSHNPLTTLKLICSLLRFKERELFYTAASWLFQNHPKTLACNVVPIAGHWGISKTFWRFSMGF; from the exons ATGGACTGTTGGTGGTCTTTGAAAAGCAG ATTTTATACCAACAAAGATGATATTGAAATTAAATGGCCGAGATGCATGCAGAGATATACATCCAAGGAAATTGCTTGGGTCTCAGATAAAATCCTTGCTTCCCCAAGCAAAAGCAGGAGGGATCCTATATTAGTATCCAAAATAAGAACAGGCATTTCATTTCTCCTCtgcaacaaattcaaattggTACTATCCAATTTGATGGTCATGAAGCCAGGGCAAGTTCAACTCCTCtctgttctcaaagcatgccAAAGCTATGTGGGCAGTAATATTTCAAACCTCACGAGAATGGCTGCTCCTACAACTCTTGTTGGCTCTCCAGAGCTCAAACAACCAGTAAcctcatcaccaccaccaccacaactcCAATTACTTTACCAACTCGCTTCTGTCCCATCCACCACCAAGGATAATTACCGCTCCTTCGGTAACCCCTGCCGTGCAATCTATTTCAACTACAAAACTCATAGACATCTGAAGCAACTGCTCCCACTCGCCTGGTCCCACAATCCCCTAACCACCCTTAAGCTCATCTGTAGCCTACTACGcttcaaagagagagaattgttTTACACGGCGGCGTCTTGGCTCTTCCAGAACCACCCCAAGACCCTAGCGTGCAACGTGGTGCCTATTGCTGGGCATTGGGGGATTTCAAAGACATTCTGGAGGTTCTCTATGGGATTCTAG
- the LOC117626983 gene encoding uncharacterized protein LOC117626983, whose protein sequence is MAASTATSSATCNIHGNLSHTSTYLSSKPHYHSISGRPCNSPSKSRPLTIVSMAPQKKVNKLDGGWQKKWYGAGIFYEGAEEVEVDVFKKLEKQKVLSKVEKAGLLTKAEELGLTLTSIEKLGLLSKAEELGLLSLLEKAAGFSPSALASAALPILVAAVAAIVLIPDDSGALVAVQAVVAGTLGAGAAGLLVGSVVLDGLQEAD, encoded by the exons ATGGCTGCCTCTACTGCAACATCTTCAGCTACTTGTAATATCCATGGAAATCTCAGCCACACCAGCACTTACCTCTCCTCCAAACCTCACTACCATTCCATCTCTGGCCGTCCCTGCAACTCCCCCTCCAAATCAAGACCTTTAACTATCGTTTCCATGGCACCCCAAAAGAAG GTGAACAAGCTCGACGGAGGCTGGCAGAAGAAGTGGTACGGAGCCGGAATCTTCTACGAAGGAGCGGAGGAAGTTGAAGTGGACGTCTTCAAGAAGCTGGAGAAGCAGAAGGTCCTCAGCAAAGTTGAAAAGGCTGGGCTTTTAACCAAGGCAGAGGAGCTTGGGCTGACCCTCACGTCGATTGAGAAATTGGGGCTGCTTTCGAAGGCCGAGGAGCTTGGGCTGCTCAGCCTGCTCGAGAAAGCTGCAGGCTTCTCCCCCTCCGCCTTGGCCTCGGCTGCGCTGCCGATTCTGGTGGCGGCGGTGGCGGCCATAGTGCTGATACCGGATGACTCGGGGGCGCTGGTAGCTGTGCAGGCTGTGGTGGCTGGTACGCTTGGGGCTGGCGCTGCTGGCTTGTTAGTTGGGTCAGTTGTCTTGGATGGCTTGCAAGAAGCCGATTGA
- the LOC117627220 gene encoding homeobox-leucine zipper protein HAT5-like: MAGGRVYSGGASSSSLSVLLQNQRGPCPSEPLDSLFLSGSSNSSSASPFLGSRSMVSFEDVRGGNGSNRSLFHQYEHEDNGDDDLDEYFHQPGKKRRLTVDQVQFLEKSFDMENKLEPERKILLAKDLGLQPRQVAIWFQNRRARWKNKQLEKDYEVLQANYNSLKADCESLAKENEKLKSEVLVLSEKLPHKEKESGTSELSDTNKVSQEPTQNPTADSLSECEVSKVSAVASKQEDLSSGKSDIFDSDSPHYTDGVHSSILEPGDSSYVFEPDQSDLSQDEEDNLSKSLLPPYIFPKLEDVDYSDTPVNSCNFGFPVEDHAFWSWSY; encoded by the exons ATGGCCGGTGGTAGGGTATATAGCGGTGGTGCTTCTTCGTCCAGCTTAAGTGTTTTGCTTCAGAATCAGAGGGGCCCTTGTCCTTCTGAGCCTCTTGATTCTCTGTTCCTTTCTGGGTCCTCTAATTCTTCCTCTGCTTCTCCTTTTCTGG GTTCAAGATCCATGGTGAGTTTCGAAGATGTTCGTGGAGGAAATGGATCGAATAGGTCATTGTTCCACCAGTATGAGCACGAAGACAATGGGGACGACGACTTGGATGAGTATTTCCATCAACCTGGAAAGAAGAGGCGGCTGACTGTTGACCAAGTCCAGTTTCTAGAGAAGAGCTTTGACATGGAGAATAAGCTTGAACCGGAAAGGAAAATCCTTCTCGCAAAGGACCTAGGCTTGCAGCCTAGGCAAGTTGCAATATGGTTCCAAAACCGCCGGGCAAGGTGGAAAAATAAACAGCTGGAGAAGGATTACGAGGTTTTGCAAGCCAACTACAATAGTCTCAAAGCTGATTGTGAGAGCCTTgctaaagaaaatgaaaaactaaagTCTGAG GTTCTTGTTCTCTCGGAAAAGCTGCCccacaaagagaaagagagtggAACCTCAGAACTCTCTGATACCAACAAAGTGTCTCAAGAGCCGACGCAGAATCCAACAGCCGATTCGCTTTCAGAGTGTGAAGTATCCAAAGTCTCAGCTGTGGCCTCTAAGCAGGAAGATCTTAGTTCAGGCAAGAGTGATATATTTGATTCAGATAGCCCACATTACACTGATGGGGTTCATTCTTCAATATTGGAGCCTGGTGATTCTTCATATGTTTTTGAACCTGATCAGTCTGACCTTTCCCAAGATGAAGAAGACAACTTGAGCAAAAGCCTGTTGCCTCCATACATCTTCCCAAAGCTCGAAGATGTTGATTACTCCGACACGCCTGTAAATTCATGTAATTTCGGATTCCCAGTGGAAGATCATGCCTTTTGGTCCTGGTCTTACTAA
- the LOC117628081 gene encoding protein NRT1/ PTR FAMILY 4.6-like isoform X1 translates to MAEAHHLDIWEGYVDWRNRPAIRGCHGGMLAASFVLVVEILENLAFLANASNLVLYLSKFMHFSPSTSANIVTNFMGTAFLLALLGGFLADAYFTTYCIYLISAAIEFMGLLILTIQAQIPSLRPPTCLSVSTNSPCQEVHGGKTVMLFAGLYLVALGVGGIKGSLPPHGAQQFDETTQQGRKQRSAFFNYYVFCLSCGALVAVTFVVWIEDNKGWQWGFGISTATILISIPLFLLGSPKYRTKIPAGSPITTMFKQVITAAICNACKARNPSNAVTNMAITPSYTNDPSEREENISQTPSESLKFLNRAVTIRPVHPMLKCTVKQVEEVKIVLKILPILMSTIMLNCCLAQLSTFSVQQAATMNTQLGSFKVPPASLPVFPVLFIMILVPVYNHAIIPFARKITKTEMGITHLQRIGIGLILSVIAMAVAAVVEIKRKNVAAKYGLLDSAEPLPITFLLVALQYLFLGSADLFTLAGMMEFFFTEAPMSMRSLATALSWASLAMGYYLSSVLVSVVNDVTGAYWHTPWLFGDNLNHYHLERFYWLMCVLSGLNFLYYLLWASRYKYRSTGSDFKENQNPTTL, encoded by the exons ATG GCTGAAGCACACCATTTGGACATATGGGAAGGCTATGTAGATTGGAGGAACAGACCTGCCATAAGAGGCTGTCATGGTGGCATGCTTGCTGCTTCCTTTGTCTTAG TGGTGGAGATACTGGAGAACCTGGCTTTCCTGGCCAATGCAAGCAACCTTGTGCTATACCTGTCTAAATTCATGCATTTTTCTCCATCCACTTCTGCCAACATTGTAACCAATTTCATGGGCACCGCCTTCCTCCTTGCTCTCCTTGGTGGCTTTCTAGCTGATGCTTACTTCACCACCTATTGCATCTATTTGATAAGTGCTGCCATAGAATTCATG GGTTTACTGATTCTCACAATCCAAGCTCAGATACCATCACTAAGGCCACCAACCTGCCTTTCAGTGAGCACCAACAGTCCATGCCAGGAAGTTCACGGTGGGAAAACAGTGATGTTATTTGCAGGCCTCTATCTGGTGGCACTTGGAGTTGGAGGAATAAAAGGTTCTCTTCCCCCACACGGGGCTCAGCAGTTTGATGAGACAACCCAACAAGGCCGGAAGCAGAGATCTGCATTCTTCAACTACTATGTCTTCTGTCTCTCTTGTGGGGCTCTTGTTGCAGTCACGTTTGTGGTATGGATTGAAGACAATAAAGGCTGGCAATGGGGCTTTGGGATTTCCACTGCAACAATACTGATCTCCATCCCACTCTTCCTCCTAGGCTCTCCTAAATACAGGACCAAAATTCCCGCAGGAAGTCCAATTACAACTATGTTTAAG CAGGTTATTACTGCAGCAATTTGCAATGCCTGCAAAGCTAGAAATCCTAGCAATGCTGTCACCAACATGGCCATAACCCCATCTTATACAAATGACCCTagtgagagagaagaaaatataagtcAAACTCCATCTGAGAGCCTCAAGTTCCTTAACAGAGCAGTGACTATTAGACCAGTCCATCCAATGCTAAAATGTACTGTAAAGCAAGTCGAAGAGGTGAAGATAGTGTTAAAAATTCTCCCTATCCTTATGTCTACCATAATGCTAAACTGCTGCCTAGCTCAACTCTCCACATTCTCAGTGCAACAAGCAGCCACCATGAATACTCAGCTCGGTTCCTTTAAGGTTCCACCGGCTTCTCTCCCTGTCTTCCCTGTCCTCTTCATCATGATCCTTGTCCCGGTTTATAACCATGCAATCATTCCATTCGCaagaaaaataaccaaaactGAAATGGGGATCACTCATCTACAGAGAATTGGGATTGGACTAATTCTTTCAGTCATTGCCATGGCAGTGGCTGCTGTGGTGGAAATCAAGCGAAAGAACGTAGCAGCTAAATATGGACTACTAGACTCTGCTGAACCTCTGCCCATCACATTCCTTTTGGTGGCTTTACAGTACTTGTTCCTTGGCTCAGCTGACCTTTTCACATTGGCTGGAATGATGGAATTCTTCTTCACAGAAGCTCCAATGAGCATGAGATCTTTGGCCACAGCTCTCTCTTGGGCATCTCTAGCCATGGGATATTATCTTAGCTCAGTGCTTGTGTCCGTCGTCAACGATGTCACCGGGGCGTATTGGCACACACCATGGCTATTTGGCGACAACTTGAATCATTATCATCTTGAGAGGTTTTACTGGTTGATGTGTGTCTTAAGTGGATTGAACTTTTTGTACTATCTCTTATGGGCCAGCCGCTACAAATACAGATCAACAGGATCTGATTTCAAGgaaaatcaaaacccaacaacCCTCTAA
- the LOC117629110 gene encoding uncharacterized protein LOC117629110 — protein sequence MKRGQVQTLCVLKACQNYMANTSQLKTRAPTTLVGPPELKSLSPPLPPLQPQLVPKPAFSLSHGTKIPCSYGNPCLDLYFLVLPGTPDSGSYLKQLLPLAWSHNSLTTLKLICKLLGRNCDLEELFYTAALWLHQNHPKTLAHNLLPIAGSLGRFRSLLEVLYGVLEGRDDANYKRKRIKRMQDLLDYYDNLIIKTVGSGRRTSSKKREKIIAMAKKAIEMYKGDQDYQFLHERVSDIYAECLKYDIKSLKKFEQQEKDNVNDPKHSLKLGLTDAATWCPSVDSFFDRATLLCESIAKKVFPREQCSQGSCAEEEEEEEEADYTSRVRE from the coding sequence ATGAAACGAGGGCAAGTGCAAACGCTCtgtgttctcaaagcatgccAAAACTATATGGCCAATACTTCACAACTCAAAACAAGGGCTCCCACAACTCTTGTTGGTCCTCCAGAGCTCAAATCTTTATCGCCGCCGCTGCCGCCGCTGCAACCCCAATTAGTACCGAAACCTGCTTTCAGTCTTAGCCACGGGACCAAGATCCCCTGCTCCTACGGTAACCCCTGCCTTGATCTCTATTTCCTCGTCCTGCCAGGCACTCCGGACTCCGGTAGCTATCTGAAACAACTGCTCCCGCTGGCCTGGTCCCACAATTCCTTAACCACCCTCAAGCTCATCTGCAAGCTACTAGGCAGAAACTGCGACCTCGAAGAATTGTTCTACACGGCGGCGCTTTGGCTCCACCAGAACCACCCCAAGACCCTAGCGCACAACCTCCTGCCAATTGCTGGGTCGTTGGGGCGTTTCAGATCCCTTCTCGAGGTTCTGTACGGGGTTCTAGAAGGCCGGGATGATGCCAACTACAAGAGGAAGAGGATAAAGAGAATGCAAGACCTGCTGGATTATTATGATAACCTGATAATTAAAACAGTAGGCAGCGGGAGGCGTACTAGTagcaagaagagagagaagatcaTCGCCATGGCCAAGAAAGCCATTGAGATGTACAAGGGTGACCAAGATTATCAGTTTCTACATGAGCGGGTTTCGGATATTTACGCTGAGTGCTTGAAGTATGATATCAAAagtttgaagaaatttgagCAGCAGGAAAAGGACAATGTCAATGATCCTAAGCACTCCTTGAAGTTGGGGTTAACAGATGCAGCGACGTGGTGCCCTTCCGTGGATTCCTTTTTCGACCGAGCCACTTTGCTCTGCGAGAGCATTGCAAAGAAGGTTTTCCCGCGAGAGCAATGCTCGCAAGGCAGTTGTgctgaggaggaggaggaggaggaggaggctgATTACACGTCCAGAGTCCGAGAG